From the genome of Methanorbis rubei:
CTCTTCAGTATCGGCTTCCTCAGGCTGGAACGCCGTATCATAAACTATTGACAGATATTTGATAAAGAACACCGTAATCGGCACCAGAACAAAGATGTAGAGAACCATCAGCACCCCGATAAGGAAAACATTGTTCGAAAACAACTGCCCAAGCGACATCGTAACAAATGTAATCATCAGATAGAGAATGCTCATAATAACCAGCGAAAGAATGTAGTCATACCATCCGATTTTGCCGATAATCTCTGCAACCTTTCGCAGACTTATCGCCTCGCGAATGGAGCCAGTCCTGCACAGATGCGTAATACCCACACAGGCAAACAGAATAATGATTAACGTCGTCACAAACTGAATCGCCGCATAGGAAAACACTGTTCCCACATACATCATCCCCTCCAGCTGCAGAACATCAGCCGCAGAATAGAGGCCGGTATCAGGGAAGAAATACATGAACACAAGCATGTAAATGAACGAGATTACCATCAGCGGAATCGCATAGATGAACAACGTAATATTGATTCTCCATCCATTGAAGAACAGGCCCCAGAGGTTGCCGGTATCAGGCATCGTATCGCCGGTGCGGAATAAACGGTAACAGTAGCCCTGCATCAGCGGAACAAAAAGCACGCAGGCAAGACCGATCAGAACCGCAAAATGTCCCAACAAGCCTGAGAGGACTTCAGGAGTAAACCCAAAGTCCGGACCGACAAGAAGATTCACCAGAATCGGCAGCACAATCAGCTGTAAAACGATCGTAGCCGCAATAAATCCAACAATGATGGGACCCACGATATAAAAGAACAGCACAATCCATCGGGGAAGATGGTTAATACTGAAGAACGCATTTTTCGTAAAAGTATAAGCGCCAGCGATGATCTCTGCGTGTTCCATTGTAGCCTTTCTCTCTTAGAATACTATTATGCCGTATTGTTATAAGATAATTGGCACGCTGACCACCCATTTTTTTAAGAGGATGAAGGTCCAAGTGATAGGTATGGGCATTCTTGGTCAGCTTGAACGGGCACTCGGCGTCTGGTATCCGGACCCGGATGCGGACCCGGATGACACAAATCCAGTGGTAACCGTAGCGTTCCGGGAGTATGTCATGGGCAGGCTCGGGG
Proteins encoded in this window:
- a CDS encoding DUF4013 domain-containing protein — encoded protein: MEHAEIIAGAYTFTKNAFFSINHLPRWIVLFFYIVGPIIVGFIAATIVLQLIVLPILVNLLVGPDFGFTPEVLSGLLGHFAVLIGLACVLFVPLMQGYCYRLFRTGDTMPDTGNLWGLFFNGWRINITLFIYAIPLMVISFIYMLVFMYFFPDTGLYSAADVLQLEGMMYVGTVFSYAAIQFVTTLIIILFACVGITHLCRTGSIREAISLRKVAEIIGKIGWYDYILSLVIMSILYLMITFVTMSLGQLFSNNVFLIGVLMVLYIFVLVPITVFFIKYLSIVYDTAFQPEEADTEEFDFF